A genome region from Nocardia sp. NBC_00565 includes the following:
- a CDS encoding histone deacetylase — MTATVWYASYGSNMHLSRLRCYLAGGTPDGGALALPGCRDRSGPLRSIPITLPGLQYFATESLTWTGGRAFYDPDAPGETAARAHLVTTAQFSDIAAQEMYRDPGIDLDLDLTEAITHGRSALGPGRYETLIYNGTFDGHPILTITAPWHYTDLPGNPPSPAYLRHLAAGLSESHGWTIEEISTYLATRPGADLHWSPTAIAGLLTPRDHDPGVSSGPRAEQP; from the coding sequence ATGACCGCCACCGTCTGGTACGCGTCCTACGGCTCGAATATGCACCTGAGCCGCCTGCGCTGCTACCTGGCCGGCGGCACCCCCGACGGCGGCGCGCTGGCGCTGCCCGGCTGCCGAGACCGGTCCGGGCCACTGCGCTCCATACCGATCACGCTGCCGGGTCTGCAATACTTCGCCACCGAATCCCTGACCTGGACCGGCGGGCGAGCCTTCTACGACCCGGACGCCCCCGGCGAAACCGCCGCCCGCGCCCACCTCGTCACCACCGCCCAGTTCTCCGACATCGCCGCACAGGAGATGTACCGCGACCCCGGCATCGACCTCGATCTCGATCTCACCGAAGCAATCACCCACGGCCGCAGCGCCCTTGGCCCCGGACGCTACGAAACCCTCATCTATAACGGTACTTTCGACGGCCACCCCATCCTCACCATCACCGCCCCTTGGCATTACACCGACCTCCCCGGCAACCCGCCATCGCCCGCCTACCTCCGTCACCTGGCCGCGGGCCTCAGCGAATCCCACGGCTGGACCATCGAGGAAATCAGCACCTACCTCGCCACCCGGCCCGGCGCGGACCTGCACTGGTCCCCCACCGCCATCGCCGGACTACTCACCCCTCGAGACCACGATCCCGGTGTGTCATCGGGTCCCCGCGCCGAACAACCCTGA
- a CDS encoding ThiF family adenylyltransferase — translation MIEILHPTTDSARIAELLDSGFRYVDAWAGSLAELVVLDQFHLAADTPEARVERANHIAALRFDELAARYVVFPWRRTVVKMPDTEQFWRLRTARNRYLVDIGEQRTWSEALIGIAGLSVGAAALSVCSLTGARRFRLAERDTLSATNLNRLAASVCDLGEPKLLLAQRRTLEIDPYTRIDAFPDGYAPEVADAFLGGHGTDRLAVLLEEMDDLPMKFDIRRRAKAARIPVVMVTDNGDNVLVDIERYDLDPAYPILHGRAEFAARWSLAELGDPARRLRLVDAIVGSRITPRMRYSLTQVGRTLPTWPQLGTAAAVAGAVGAMVARLIACGSGIHSGRYRVDLDELLLGAAAGETARWNTLGEAEFRAAMHPGEGSSPATPMVSRAPAHRRGRCAGTS, via the coding sequence AATTACTCGATTCGGGATTCCGCTACGTCGACGCGTGGGCCGGCTCGCTGGCCGAGCTGGTCGTCCTCGACCAGTTCCACCTCGCCGCCGACACCCCGGAGGCCCGCGTCGAACGGGCGAATCATATTGCCGCGCTCCGCTTCGATGAACTCGCCGCGCGCTACGTCGTCTTTCCCTGGCGTCGCACCGTGGTGAAGATGCCCGATACCGAACAATTCTGGCGGCTGCGCACGGCCCGCAACCGATATCTGGTCGATATCGGGGAGCAGCGGACCTGGTCGGAAGCCTTGATCGGCATCGCCGGGCTCAGCGTCGGTGCCGCGGCGCTGTCGGTCTGCTCGCTCACCGGGGCGCGGCGCTTCCGCCTCGCCGAACGGGACACGCTCAGCGCGACCAATCTGAACCGTTTGGCCGCCTCGGTGTGTGACCTGGGGGAACCGAAACTGCTGCTGGCGCAACGCCGCACTCTGGAGATCGATCCGTACACCCGGATCGACGCCTTCCCGGACGGTTACGCACCCGAGGTCGCCGACGCCTTCCTCGGTGGTCACGGCACCGACCGATTGGCGGTGCTGCTCGAGGAAATGGACGACCTGCCGATGAAGTTCGATATCCGGCGCCGGGCCAAGGCCGCCAGGATCCCGGTCGTCATGGTCACCGATAACGGCGACAATGTGCTGGTCGATATCGAACGCTACGACCTGGATCCGGCGTACCCGATCCTGCACGGCCGCGCCGAATTCGCGGCCCGCTGGTCGCTTGCCGAACTCGGCGATCCGGCGCGGCGGCTGCGGTTGGTCGATGCCATTGTCGGCAGTCGCATCACACCGCGCATGCGCTATTCACTCACCCAGGTGGGGCGCACACTGCCGACCTGGCCGCAGCTCGGCACCGCGGCCGCCGTGGCCGGTGCCGTCGGCGCAATGGTCGCACGGCTGATCGCCTGTGGCAGTGGCATCCATTCCGGGCGCTATCGGGTGGATCTCGACGAACTGCTGCTCGGTGCGGCGGCGGGCGAGACTGCACGCTGGAATACCTTGGGCGAGGCCGAATTCCGGGCTGCTATGCACCCGGGGGAGGGTAGCTCTCCGGCGACGCCAATGGTGTCTCGCGCGCCGGCACATCGCCGTGGCCGTTGCGCCGGCACCAGCTGA